A stretch of the Schistocerca serialis cubense isolate TAMUIC-IGC-003099 chromosome 2, iqSchSeri2.2, whole genome shotgun sequence genome encodes the following:
- the LOC126457524 gene encoding uncharacterized protein LOC126457524 yields the protein MDSSEEELLLVLVMRRRRRRMKTKRSLHIHPLLRDRLEKGLYYTLYDDLRQSEKKFFQYFRMSKTSFDELLENVKEAITGKDTILRKAIPPEEKLALTLRYLGAGSSMMDLHFQYRIEVSTISYIIRDVCSAIWRKMKSKCFPDLSKDLWLTSAEGFHKRANFPHCVGAVDGKRIRIVKPTSSGSLYYHYKNYFSILLLAVCDSTYKFLFIDVGACGKSSDSTVFRNTVLNNKLQDGTLDLPAPKQLSLSFERPMPFMLVGDEGFGLSKFILRPYGGKYLDNKKHVVNYRLCRARR from the exons ATGGACTCTAGCGAGGAGGAACTGTTGTTAGTACTtgtaatgaggaggaggaggaggagaatgaagacaAAACGTTCATTACACATACATCCACTGCTACGTGATCGCCTGGAGAAAGGATTGTATTACACCCTTTATGACGACCTGAGACAATCTGAGaagaagttttttcagtattttcgaatgTCAAAAACTTCATTTGATGAACTACTAGAAAATGTGAAAGAAGCAATCACAGGAAAAGACACTATACTAAGGAAGGCTATCCCACCAGAGGAAAAACTTGCTCTTACATTAAG GTACTTGGGGGCCGGATCATCCATGATGGACTTACATTTTCAGTACAGAATTGAAGTATCAACTATCTCGTATATTATACGAGACGTTTGCTCTGCCATATGGCGTAAAATGAAGTCAAAATGTTTTCCCGACCTCTCGAAAGATCTATGGCTTACCTCAGCTGAAGGATTCCATAAGAGGGCCAACTTTCCTCATTGTGTGGGTGCAGTGGACGGGAAGCGCATCAGAATTGTAAAACCCACTTCCAGTGGTTCACTCTACTATCATTATAAGAACtatttttccattctgttgttaGCTGTTTGTGATTCGACGTACAAATTCTTATTTATAGACGTTGGAGCATGTGGGAAATCGTCCGACTCAACTGTGTTTCGTAATACAGTGTTAAATAATAAACTACAAGATGGTACGCTAGATTTACCTGCACCAAAACAACTGTCATTATCGTTTGAAAGACCGATGCCATTCATGTTAGTAGGAGATGAAGGTTTCGGATTGTCAAAATTCATTTTACGCCCTTATGGTGGAAAGTATTTAGACAATAAAAAACATGTGGTCAACTATAGACTGTGCAGAGCTAGAAGGTAA